The Candidatus Polarisedimenticolaceae bacterium genome window below encodes:
- a CDS encoding NAD-dependent epimerase/dehydratase family protein: MSTTRREFVATMALASLGLACKTKSDGGAGAPQAAAKKRILILGGTGFLGPKTVEAALARGHDVTIFNRGKREKTLPFPYKNVEHLYGNRDPLLPAEDDKGPDGKLLKPDATPKGLEQLQGKTWDAVIDNSGYYPRMVKASAELLAPNVKQYIYISSVSCYASNKTVGADETAPLATIPDPTVETMGPNFENYGALKGYCEKATQDVFKERAAIVRPGFIVGPGDPSDRFTYWPVRIAKGGEVLAPGSPDDPTEWIDVRDLADWLVKLVEDGTAGTFNALGPAPPAKWGDVLTACVAGAKSGATLTWVSADWLQKNGKDEDAFPIWLPPTGDSAGFHTWSCERARKAGLTFRLVSDTVAATLAWIPAEMERRVKVTKEMQDAAKAAGKEPPKMADPNVLRAGPTAAREAELLAKWKAAPKSA; this comes from the coding sequence ATGTCCACGACCCGGCGTGAATTCGTGGCGACGATGGCTCTGGCATCGCTCGGCCTTGCCTGCAAGACGAAGTCGGACGGAGGCGCCGGCGCCCCGCAGGCGGCCGCAAAGAAGCGGATCCTCATCCTCGGCGGCACGGGGTTCCTCGGGCCGAAGACGGTCGAGGCGGCGCTCGCGCGAGGGCACGACGTGACGATCTTCAACCGCGGGAAGCGAGAGAAGACCCTCCCCTTCCCCTACAAGAACGTCGAGCACCTCTACGGCAACCGCGATCCCCTGCTGCCCGCGGAGGACGACAAGGGACCGGACGGCAAGCTGTTGAAGCCGGACGCGACGCCGAAGGGGCTCGAGCAGCTCCAGGGCAAGACCTGGGACGCCGTGATCGACAATTCGGGCTACTACCCGCGCATGGTCAAGGCTTCCGCCGAGCTGCTCGCGCCGAACGTGAAGCAGTACATCTACATCTCGAGCGTCTCCTGCTACGCGAGCAACAAGACGGTCGGTGCCGACGAGACGGCGCCGCTCGCGACGATCCCCGATCCGACCGTCGAGACGATGGGACCGAACTTCGAGAACTACGGCGCCTTGAAGGGCTACTGCGAGAAGGCGACCCAGGATGTATTCAAAGAGCGCGCGGCGATCGTGCGGCCGGGCTTCATCGTCGGCCCCGGCGATCCGAGCGACCGGTTCACCTACTGGCCGGTGCGGATCGCGAAAGGCGGCGAGGTCCTCGCTCCCGGATCGCCCGACGATCCTACCGAGTGGATCGACGTGCGCGACCTCGCGGATTGGCTCGTCAAGCTCGTCGAGGACGGAACGGCGGGGACGTTCAACGCCCTCGGCCCCGCGCCGCCGGCGAAGTGGGGCGACGTCCTCACGGCCTGCGTCGCCGGTGCGAAGAGCGGCGCCACGTTGACCTGGGTCTCCGCCGATTGGCTCCAGAAGAACGGCAAGGACGAGGACGCCTTTCCGATCTGGCTCCCGCCGACCGGCGACTCCGCCGGCTTCCACACGTGGAGCTGCGAGCGTGCGCGGAAAGCAGGGCTCACCTTCCGCCTCGTGAGCGACACCGTCGCCGCGACGCTCGCCTGGATCCCGGCCGAGATGGAGCGGCGGGTCAAGGTCACGAAGGAGATGCAGGACGCGGCGAAGGCCGCCGGGAAGGAGCCGCCGAAGATGGCGGACCCGAACGTGCTCCGGGCCGGGCCGACGGCGGCGCGGGAGGCCGAGCTCCTGGCCAAGTGGAAGGCTGCCCCGAAGTCCGCATAG
- a CDS encoding pyridoxal-phosphate dependent enzyme, with translation MSDHRLRVYESILELLSSEDNPTPIVRLNKVVPYKHTQVFAKLEWYNPFGAVKDRIAANLLADAEKRGAITPGTTTLVEPTSGNTGLGLSMMANAKGYKLRTPLSNKIPQEKRAALRFFGADVIELNDELCPAPGAPEGAIAVARQLAFMPDFHMLDQYRNEANPESHYKTTGPEIWKQTGGKVTHFAAGLGTCGTITGTGRFLKEKNPAVKVIGVHPAEGHDIPGVRSIVQLKQTELFRPAEYDAMVEVPNDEAYALCLRLVREESIIAGPSSGMALAGALRVVPDEPGNMLVVIFPDNIFKYASSVVRHFPGLFPPAEAPVPAGAAQVFARLYDEMVRHAKVSRDAVDTTEAQALISKNALVIDVRGPDRFEDAHVAGSINIPLLELGTSAGLPADRDRPIVCVCDVGNISANGMLYIKSLGYSNVKSLSGGMRAWAMQGLPIEP, from the coding sequence ATGAGCGACCACCGCCTCCGCGTCTACGAGTCGATCCTCGAGCTGCTGTCGAGCGAGGACAATCCCACGCCGATCGTCCGCCTGAACAAGGTGGTCCCGTACAAGCACACCCAGGTCTTCGCGAAGCTCGAGTGGTACAACCCGTTCGGCGCCGTGAAGGATCGCATCGCGGCGAACCTGCTCGCCGACGCCGAGAAGCGCGGCGCGATCACGCCCGGCACGACGACGCTCGTCGAGCCGACGTCGGGGAACACCGGCCTCGGCCTCTCGATGATGGCGAACGCGAAGGGCTACAAGCTGCGCACGCCGCTCTCGAACAAGATCCCGCAGGAGAAGCGGGCGGCGCTCCGCTTCTTCGGTGCGGACGTCATCGAGCTGAACGACGAGCTGTGCCCGGCGCCCGGCGCGCCCGAAGGCGCGATCGCGGTCGCCCGGCAGCTCGCGTTCATGCCGGACTTCCACATGCTCGATCAGTACCGGAACGAGGCGAACCCCGAGAGCCACTACAAGACGACGGGTCCCGAGATCTGGAAGCAGACCGGCGGCAAGGTGACGCACTTCGCCGCGGGGCTCGGCACCTGCGGCACGATCACGGGCACGGGGCGCTTCCTCAAGGAGAAGAATCCGGCGGTCAAGGTAATCGGCGTGCATCCGGCGGAAGGCCACGACATCCCCGGCGTGCGCAGCATCGTGCAGCTCAAGCAGACCGAGCTGTTCCGCCCCGCCGAGTACGACGCGATGGTCGAGGTCCCGAACGACGAGGCGTACGCGCTCTGCCTTCGCCTCGTCCGGGAAGAGTCGATCATCGCGGGCCCCAGCTCGGGCATGGCGCTCGCGGGCGCGCTCAGGGTCGTTCCCGACGAGCCGGGCAACATGCTCGTCGTCATCTTCCCCGACAACATCTTCAAGTACGCGTCGTCGGTCGTGCGCCATTTCCCCGGGCTCTTTCCGCCCGCGGAGGCGCCCGTGCCCGCCGGCGCGGCGCAGGTCTTCGCGCGGCTCTACGACGAGATGGTGCGCCACGCGAAGGTTTCGCGCGACGCGGTGGACACGACGGAAGCGCAGGCGTTGATCTCGAAGAACGCCCTCGTCATCGACGTCCGCGGACCGGACCGCTTCGAAGACGCGCACGTCGCGGGCTCGATCAACATCCCCCTCCTCGAGCTGGGAACCTCGGCGGGCCTCCCCGCCGACCGCGACCGGCCGATCGTCTGCGTCTGCGACGTCGGCAACATCTCCGCCAACGGTATGCTCTACATCAAGTCGCTCGGCTACTCGAACGTAAAGAGCTTGAGCGGAGGGATGCGCGCGTGGGCGATGCAGGGGCTGCCGATCGAGCCGTAG
- a CDS encoding VWA domain-containing protein codes for MGDAGAADRAVGLALLALAAWAPAAGAPPVDPEPIKVPNLSEQVEVRLVTIDVIALDGQDRTVPGLGKDAFQLYVDGKETPIDTLDVVCDDAPAPEPRTKKFGDWASPPDLASGTRRIVLAFDYLHLPTAICPDLDPPGPCMLHTQALEAFRSALAAKSDIHDEEIMVVALTGGLRVEQPFTKDRAAVLETLRRMEYDVTLWNGHFDPLTEYGMFRTLRVLTTLLHAVPGPKSVVLLTAGDGPTIDYDNDFMKLSASASDAQTRFYPVDCRGLSSRLFGPPEGWSRLASVTGGRVTAAVNDFTLGYARARRDLGCRYTIGFYDRHPEENKTHRLRVDSAKFGLKIYNAASYSFPSQKVRRAMAVEAAFVVPSMFSGGGMRATVFPLAPQSKTAWDALVAVDFPVPPEALAENAGAHEFGVVLARGREIAKQFSRTVKLRRKGEGNGQAEHRLTFLEVASLSPGTYGLTAVLSASGNADPFTAHSELTVPEIPARGPFIVGPIIGRPAGSDLVILGGENLLGAPSDLAGGPKSFRPLLVTESDRSEPLFALTRVCAWKKDAKKGPWRVTRRIGGDEDVTLDDEFSGSPKGVAACARYLDMIPVDRLGIGSHTFTATVGASSGVARFLLTP; via the coding sequence GTGGGCGATGCAGGGGCTGCCGATCGAGCCGTAGGCCTGGCCCTTCTCGCCCTGGCCGCCTGGGCTCCCGCCGCAGGCGCTCCTCCGGTCGACCCCGAGCCCATCAAGGTCCCGAACCTCTCCGAGCAAGTCGAGGTCCGCCTCGTCACGATCGACGTCATCGCGCTGGACGGCCAGGATCGGACGGTGCCCGGTCTCGGAAAGGACGCGTTCCAGCTCTACGTCGACGGGAAGGAGACCCCGATCGACACGCTCGACGTGGTCTGCGACGACGCGCCCGCCCCCGAGCCGCGCACGAAGAAGTTCGGTGATTGGGCCAGCCCACCCGACCTTGCGTCCGGCACGCGGAGGATCGTGCTCGCGTTCGATTATCTCCATCTCCCGACCGCGATCTGCCCCGACCTCGACCCGCCCGGACCTTGCATGCTCCACACGCAGGCTCTCGAGGCGTTCCGATCGGCGCTCGCCGCGAAGTCGGACATCCACGACGAAGAGATCATGGTGGTGGCGCTCACCGGAGGCCTGCGCGTCGAGCAGCCGTTCACGAAGGACCGCGCCGCGGTGCTCGAGACGCTGCGGCGGATGGAGTACGACGTCACCCTGTGGAACGGCCATTTCGACCCACTGACCGAGTACGGGATGTTCCGCACACTTCGCGTGCTCACGACGCTGCTGCATGCGGTTCCCGGACCGAAGTCGGTCGTGCTCCTGACCGCCGGCGACGGACCGACCATCGACTACGACAACGATTTCATGAAGCTGTCCGCCTCCGCGAGCGACGCGCAGACGCGCTTCTATCCGGTGGACTGCCGCGGCCTGTCGTCGAGGCTGTTCGGACCTCCGGAGGGATGGTCGCGGCTCGCATCGGTCACGGGTGGACGCGTGACGGCAGCGGTGAACGACTTCACGCTCGGCTACGCGCGGGCGCGTCGCGATCTCGGCTGCCGCTATACGATCGGGTTCTACGATCGCCACCCCGAAGAGAACAAGACCCACAGGCTGCGGGTGGACAGCGCCAAGTTCGGTCTGAAGATCTACAACGCGGCGTCCTACTCGTTCCCGTCCCAGAAGGTCCGGCGCGCGATGGCCGTCGAGGCCGCCTTCGTGGTTCCATCGATGTTTTCGGGCGGTGGGATGCGCGCCACGGTCTTCCCGCTGGCACCGCAGAGCAAGACGGCGTGGGACGCGCTCGTCGCGGTCGATTTTCCCGTGCCGCCCGAAGCACTCGCCGAGAATGCCGGCGCGCACGAGTTCGGGGTCGTTCTCGCGCGCGGTCGCGAGATCGCGAAGCAATTCTCGCGCACCGTGAAGCTGCGCCGAAAGGGCGAAGGGAACGGTCAGGCCGAGCACAGGCTCACGTTCCTCGAAGTCGCCTCGCTGTCACCCGGCACCTACGGGCTCACCGCGGTTCTCTCCGCGTCCGGCAACGCCGACCCGTTCACCGCTCACTCCGAGCTGACGGTTCCCGAGATCCCCGCGCGCGGCCCGTTCATCGTCGGCCCGATCATCGGTCGTCCCGCCGGCTCCGATCTCGTGATTCTCGGAGGAGAGAACCTCCTCGGCGCGCCCTCGGACCTTGCGGGCGGACCCAAGAGCTTCCGTCCTCTGCTCGTCACCGAGTCCGACCGCAGCGAGCCGCTGTTCGCGCTCACGCGGGTCTGCGCGTGGAAGAAGGATGCGAAGAAGGGCCCCTGGCGCGTCACGCGCCGGATCGGCGGTGATGAGGATGTCACGCTCGACGACGAGTTCTCCGGGTCGCCGAAAGGCGTGGCCGCCTGCGCGCGCTACCTGGACATGATCCCGGTGGATCGCCTCGGCATCGGGTCCCACACCTTCACGGCGACGGTGGGGGCGAGCTCGGGTGTCGCGAGGTTCCTACTGACGCCTTAG
- a CDS encoding DHA2 family efflux MFS transporter permease subunit: protein MERTTPAINPWLVAIAVMAGTFMEVLDTTIVNVSLPHIAGNLSASNEEATWVLTSYLVANAVILPMTGWLANHFGRKRLLMTSVIGFTASSFLCGLAPSLGFLIVFRVIQGLTGGGLQPLSQAILLESFPPQKRGMAMAFWGLGIVVAPMLGPMVGGWLTDNASWRWVFYVNVPIGLFAITMTEIFIFDPPYIKRREGGIDLWGMGFLVLGIGALQIMLDKGQQDDWFSSRLIVTLFVLAVGGIVAMIWRELTAEHPIVDLRVFKNRTWATGTFLMTVLGFVLFGSTVLLPLVMQTLLGYTAFQAGLTNVPRGIASFIMMPAIGFLMAHVEPRKILAVGLVVVSTSLFLVSRLSLDAGPRDFILPLVLQGAAMAMIFIPLTTVTNDPIPKEQIGNATSLFNLMRNIGGSFGIAIVTTILARNTQTHVAQLGGHVDAFDPATAQRLAAAKSALMARGADAWTAANGALAAVWGDVQRQAAFLSYRDAFLFLSGLFIAMVVLIPLMRKPTHQREGGGMAH, encoded by the coding sequence GTGGAACGCACCACGCCCGCGATCAACCCGTGGCTCGTCGCCATCGCGGTGATGGCGGGGACCTTCATGGAGGTCCTCGACACGACGATCGTCAACGTGTCGCTGCCGCACATCGCCGGGAACCTCTCCGCCTCGAACGAGGAGGCGACGTGGGTGCTGACGTCCTATCTCGTCGCGAACGCCGTCATCCTTCCGATGACCGGCTGGCTCGCGAACCACTTCGGCCGCAAGCGGCTCCTCATGACCTCCGTGATCGGGTTCACGGCGTCATCGTTCCTCTGTGGCCTCGCGCCGAGCCTCGGTTTTCTCATCGTCTTCCGGGTCATCCAGGGGCTGACGGGCGGAGGGCTGCAGCCGCTCTCCCAGGCGATTCTTCTCGAATCGTTTCCACCGCAGAAACGCGGGATGGCGATGGCGTTCTGGGGCCTCGGGATCGTCGTCGCGCCGATGCTCGGACCGATGGTCGGCGGGTGGCTCACCGACAACGCGAGCTGGCGCTGGGTCTTCTACGTCAACGTGCCGATCGGCCTCTTCGCGATCACGATGACGGAGATCTTCATCTTCGACCCGCCCTACATCAAGCGGCGGGAGGGGGGCATCGACCTGTGGGGGATGGGCTTCCTGGTCCTCGGCATCGGCGCCCTCCAGATCATGCTCGACAAGGGGCAGCAGGACGACTGGTTCTCGTCGCGTCTCATCGTGACGCTCTTCGTGCTCGCGGTGGGCGGCATCGTCGCGATGATCTGGCGCGAGCTGACGGCGGAGCATCCGATCGTCGACCTCCGCGTCTTCAAGAACCGGACCTGGGCCACGGGAACGTTCCTGATGACCGTGCTCGGCTTCGTCCTCTTCGGCAGCACCGTGCTCCTGCCGCTCGTCATGCAGACGCTGCTCGGCTATACCGCGTTCCAGGCCGGCCTGACCAACGTGCCGCGCGGCATCGCGTCCTTCATCATGATGCCGGCGATCGGTTTCCTCATGGCGCACGTCGAGCCCCGGAAGATCCTCGCCGTCGGCCTCGTCGTCGTGTCGACGTCCCTCTTTCTCGTCTCACGCCTCTCGCTCGATGCCGGCCCGCGCGATTTCATCCTTCCGCTCGTCCTGCAGGGCGCCGCGATGGCGATGATCTTCATCCCGCTCACGACGGTGACGAACGATCCGATTCCCAAGGAGCAGATCGGGAACGCCACGAGCCTCTTCAACCTCATGCGGAACATCGGGGGCTCGTTCGGCATCGCGATCGTCACGACGATCCTCGCGCGCAACACGCAGACGCACGTCGCGCAGCTCGGCGGCCATGTCGATGCGTTCGACCCGGCGACCGCGCAACGTCTGGCGGCGGCGAAGTCCGCGCTCATGGCGCGGGGCGCCGATGCGTGGACCGCCGCGAACGGCGCGCTCGCGGCCGTCTGGGGCGACGTCCAGCGCCAGGCCGCGTTCCTCTCGTACCGCGACGCCTTCCTGTTCCTTTCCGGCCTCTTCATCGCGATGGTCGTACTGATCCCGCTCATGCGGAAGCCGACGCACCAGCGCGAGGGCGGCGGGATGGCCCACTAA
- a CDS encoding HlyD family secretion protein, translating into MSEQPSALTPKRRRAAIAVIGGGALVAAIVGVAWWLHARTRESTDDAWIEGNIVTIAPRVGGTVQEVAVQDQQVVAADAVLVKIDRMDYEVALRRAEAEAADASGAAAAAQANVPITSATAGSQLAVAEAGVGAARRDAEAAGARLADAKATRAKTAADLERYRQLVAKDEVSRQQYDAAVAADTSAAATIQTAEAGVSSAQEKVRQAEAQLAAAESAPHQKEAAAAKLQSAEAVARKNDAAVEQAKLNLGYTTITAPLAGVVSRKTVQPGQVVQPGQPMMALVSLNQVWVVANFKEGQLRSMHPGQKASVYVDAYKRRFTGHVDAIGGATAGKFSMLPPENASGNFVKVVQRLPVKIVLDDGQDPDHRLRPGMSVVPTVFVK; encoded by the coding sequence ATGAGTGAGCAACCTTCGGCGCTCACGCCGAAACGGCGGCGCGCCGCGATCGCCGTCATCGGCGGCGGCGCGCTCGTGGCCGCGATCGTCGGCGTGGCGTGGTGGCTCCACGCGAGGACGCGCGAGTCCACCGACGACGCGTGGATCGAGGGGAACATCGTGACGATCGCCCCGCGGGTCGGGGGCACCGTGCAGGAGGTCGCCGTCCAGGATCAGCAGGTCGTCGCGGCCGATGCGGTCCTCGTGAAGATCGACCGCATGGACTACGAAGTCGCGCTGCGCCGCGCGGAAGCCGAGGCCGCCGATGCGTCGGGCGCGGCCGCGGCGGCCCAGGCGAACGTGCCGATCACCTCGGCGACCGCGGGGAGCCAGCTCGCGGTCGCAGAGGCGGGGGTCGGCGCCGCGCGGCGTGACGCGGAGGCCGCGGGCGCGCGACTCGCGGACGCGAAGGCGACGCGCGCGAAGACCGCCGCCGATCTCGAGCGGTACCGGCAGCTCGTCGCCAAGGACGAAGTCTCGCGCCAGCAGTACGACGCCGCGGTCGCCGCGGACACGAGCGCGGCCGCGACGATCCAGACCGCGGAGGCGGGCGTCTCCTCGGCACAGGAGAAAGTCCGGCAAGCGGAGGCCCAGCTCGCCGCGGCCGAGTCGGCGCCGCATCAGAAGGAGGCGGCGGCCGCGAAGCTCCAATCGGCCGAGGCGGTGGCGAGGAAGAACGACGCCGCCGTCGAGCAGGCGAAGCTCAATCTGGGCTACACGACGATCACGGCGCCTCTCGCCGGCGTCGTCAGCCGGAAGACCGTCCAGCCGGGCCAGGTCGTTCAGCCGGGTCAGCCGATGATGGCGCTCGTCTCGCTCAATCAAGTCTGGGTCGTGGCGAACTTCAAGGAGGGCCAGCTCCGGTCGATGCATCCCGGCCAGAAGGCGTCGGTGTACGTCGACGCGTACAAGCGCCGGTTCACGGGGCACGTCGACGCGATCGGCGGCGCGACCGCCGGGAAGTTCAGCATGCTCCCCCCCGAGAACGCGAGCGGCAACTTCGTCAAGGTCGTGCAGCGGCTTCCCGTCAAGATCGTCCTCGACGACGGGCAGGACCCGGACCACCGCCTCCGGCCCGGGATGTCGGTCGTGCCGACGGTGTTCGTGAAGTAG
- a CDS encoding TolC family protein: MRTFSHIMLAAIVVSGVHATEPLQLSLADAVSRALDFNLSAITSREAVKTAEGADNLARARLLPSLSAGLSGSRQIIDLAAYGFPAPAGGSPLVGPFNVVDARLYLSQSVLDLQALGQKRAARFGEEAARSGAAAMRETVVVAATDLYLQAASDERRIEAAQEQVAAAKALLEHAQRLNDAGVVAGIEVLRAKVQLEAQRQRLIVAENQAAKDKLTLARAIGLPLDTMFTLSDGLVYKPAGEVSLETTLKDAEDAREDLKQTKSRLEQAEAARDADRRQRVPTLKLNADFGVIGNDAPSLERTYTLGLALRLPLFEGGQISAQVMQDDAEVSRLKAVLSDMEAGVALDVRSSLLDLAASDERVRVAKDALDLAREQVAQSQDRFEAGVAGNLEVVQAQDALARASDDYIAALQAHNVSRMAIAKARGTAEHEIPTFLLDEGGPPHE; the protein is encoded by the coding sequence ATGCGCACCTTCTCCCACATCATGCTCGCCGCGATCGTCGTCTCCGGCGTCCACGCGACGGAGCCGTTGCAGCTGTCGCTCGCGGACGCCGTGTCACGCGCGCTCGACTTCAACCTCTCCGCGATCACGAGCCGTGAGGCGGTCAAGACCGCAGAGGGTGCCGACAACTTGGCGCGCGCGCGCCTTCTGCCGTCGCTCAGCGCGGGACTCTCGGGATCGCGTCAGATCATCGACCTCGCGGCGTACGGATTCCCGGCGCCCGCGGGCGGCTCGCCTCTCGTCGGGCCGTTCAACGTCGTCGACGCACGGCTCTACCTGTCGCAGTCGGTCCTCGATCTCCAGGCTCTCGGGCAGAAGCGAGCGGCCCGCTTCGGCGAGGAGGCGGCGCGGTCCGGCGCCGCGGCGATGCGCGAGACCGTCGTCGTCGCCGCGACCGACCTGTACCTGCAGGCCGCGTCCGACGAGCGGCGGATCGAAGCGGCGCAAGAGCAGGTGGCGGCGGCAAAAGCGCTCCTCGAGCACGCGCAACGCCTGAACGATGCCGGGGTCGTCGCGGGGATCGAAGTCCTCCGCGCGAAGGTCCAGCTCGAGGCGCAGCGCCAGCGGTTGATCGTGGCGGAGAACCAGGCGGCGAAGGACAAGCTCACGCTCGCCCGCGCGATCGGGCTGCCGCTGGACACGATGTTCACGCTCTCGGACGGGCTCGTCTACAAGCCCGCCGGCGAAGTCTCGCTGGAGACGACGCTGAAGGACGCGGAAGACGCGCGCGAGGACCTCAAGCAGACGAAGAGCCGGCTCGAGCAAGCGGAGGCGGCGCGAGACGCGGATCGCCGCCAGCGCGTGCCCACGCTCAAGCTCAACGCCGATTTCGGCGTGATCGGCAACGATGCGCCGAGCCTCGAGCGGACCTACACGCTCGGGCTGGCGCTCCGCCTTCCTCTCTTCGAGGGGGGGCAGATCAGCGCCCAGGTGATGCAAGACGACGCGGAGGTGTCACGCCTCAAAGCCGTCCTGTCCGACATGGAAGCGGGGGTTGCGCTCGACGTGCGATCGTCGCTCCTCGACCTGGCCGCGAGCGACGAGCGCGTGCGCGTCGCCAAGGACGCGCTGGACCTCGCGCGCGAGCAGGTCGCGCAATCGCAGGACCGGTTCGAGGCGGGAGTGGCCGGCAACCTCGAGGTGGTTCAAGCGCAAGACGCGCTCGCGCGGGCGTCCGACGATTACATCGCGGCGCTCCAGGCGCACAACGTGTCGCGGATGGCGATCGCCAAGGCGCGCGGCACCGCCGAGCACGAGATCCCGACGTTCCTCTTGGACGAGGGAGGGCCCCCGCATGAGTGA
- a CDS encoding YaiI/YqxD family protein: MPSILVDADACPVKDDVYRIALRRGVEVVVVSGGPLRVPARQGIRHVRVKSALDAADDWIAEHAKLGDIVITADVPLAARSLSKGARVIAPDGRLFTEDSIGGALASRELMEQLRQMGAATGGPAPFSRADRARFLASLGEAIQAVLNRD, translated from the coding sequence GTGCCGTCGATCCTCGTCGACGCCGACGCCTGCCCGGTCAAGGACGACGTCTACCGCATCGCGCTCCGCCGGGGGGTCGAGGTCGTCGTCGTGTCCGGCGGCCCGCTGCGTGTCCCCGCACGTCAGGGGATCCGTCACGTGCGGGTGAAGTCGGCGCTCGACGCCGCCGACGACTGGATCGCGGAGCACGCAAAGTTGGGGGACATCGTGATCACGGCGGACGTTCCGCTGGCCGCTCGCTCCCTGAGCAAGGGCGCGCGAGTCATCGCGCCGGACGGACGCCTGTTCACCGAAGACTCGATCGGCGGCGCGCTCGCCAGCCGCGAGCTCATGGAGCAGCTCCGTCAGATGGGCGCCGCGACCGGAGGACCCGCGCCGTTCTCCCGCGCCGACCGCGCGCGCTTCCTCGCGAGCCTCGGCGAGGCGATCCAAGCCGTCCTGAACCGAGACTGA
- a CDS encoding DEAD/DEAH box helicase, translating into MAFSSLSLHPQLLRAVKDLGFAKPTPVQEQAIPPAIAGRDLLATAMTGSGKTAAFLLPILQRLMNKPRGVSRALVLTPTRELAAQIHAHFEDLAVHTGVTGAPIIGGVGMGPQEHALRSGADVIVATPGRLLDHMRLPYARLASLEVLVLDEADRMLDMGFLPDVRRILQRIPKERQTLFFSATMPAEIVALSREILRNPASVNLERKSAPAVGITQAVYPVPRELKPALLIELLRRDIISEAIVFTRTKHRANRLAEAIEKQGIPAARIHGNRSQNQRTQALEGFKSGRSRVLVATDIVARGIDIEDLSHVVNFDVPAEPDAYIHRVGRTARAEATGDAFTFVSPDEENDLKAIERALGKRLPRVTLPGFDYAKKPEGRLEIPIQERLAAARRGRGKPKAAPQHAQRPGGRHRKGGGGGGGGGGGGGGGGGRTRVDAILDRHAPVKKDRR; encoded by the coding sequence GTGGCCTTCTCAAGCCTGTCGCTTCACCCGCAGCTCCTCCGGGCCGTCAAAGACCTCGGCTTTGCGAAGCCGACGCCGGTCCAGGAGCAGGCGATCCCGCCGGCGATCGCCGGGCGCGACCTCCTGGCGACCGCGATGACCGGAAGCGGCAAGACCGCCGCGTTCCTGCTCCCGATCCTCCAGAGGCTCATGAACAAGCCGCGTGGCGTCTCACGGGCGCTCGTGCTCACGCCGACGCGGGAGCTGGCGGCGCAGATCCACGCGCACTTCGAGGATCTCGCCGTGCACACGGGGGTGACGGGCGCGCCGATCATCGGCGGCGTCGGGATGGGCCCGCAGGAGCACGCGCTGCGCTCCGGGGCCGACGTCATCGTGGCCACGCCCGGGCGGCTCCTCGATCACATGCGTCTCCCGTACGCGCGCCTCGCGTCGCTGGAGGTGCTCGTGCTCGACGAAGCCGACCGCATGCTCGACATGGGCTTCCTCCCCGACGTGCGCCGGATCCTGCAGCGGATCCCGAAGGAGCGTCAGACGCTCTTCTTCTCCGCCACGATGCCGGCCGAGATCGTCGCGCTGTCCCGCGAGATCCTGCGGAACCCGGCGTCGGTGAACCTCGAGCGCAAGTCCGCGCCCGCGGTCGGCATCACGCAAGCGGTCTATCCGGTTCCGAGGGAGCTGAAGCCCGCGCTCCTCATCGAGCTCTTGCGCCGCGACATCATCTCCGAGGCGATCGTCTTCACGCGGACGAAGCATCGCGCCAACCGCCTCGCCGAGGCGATCGAGAAGCAGGGGATTCCCGCGGCGCGCATCCACGGCAACCGAAGCCAGAACCAGCGGACGCAGGCGCTCGAAGGCTTCAAGTCCGGACGCAGCCGCGTGCTCGTCGCGACCGACATCGTCGCGCGCGGGATCGACATCGAGGACCTCTCGCACGTCGTCAACTTCGACGTCCCGGCCGAGCCCGACGCCTACATCCACCGCGTCGGCCGCACGGCGCGCGCCGAGGCGACGGGCGACGCGTTCACCTTCGTCTCCCCCGACGAGGAGAACGATCTCAAGGCGATCGAGCGCGCCCTCGGCAAGAGGCTTCCGCGCGTCACACTTCCCGGCTTCGACTACGCGAAGAAGCCGGAAGGCCGCCTCGAGATCCCGATCCAAGAGAGGCTCGCCGCGGCGCGCCGTGGACGGGGAAAGCCGAAGGCCGCGCCGCAGCACGCCCAGCGCCCGGGCGGCCGACATCGCAAAGGCGGCGGCGGCGGCGGCGGCGGCGGCGGCGGCGGAGGAGGAGGAGGAGGACGCACGCGCGTCGACGCTATTCTCGACCGGCACGCGCCCGTCAAGAAGGACAGGCGGTAG
- a CDS encoding GFA family protein, translating into MSDVIHGKCLCGKVTFDVGSAGALGTCHCTRCTRWTGQGATVVVAPASGFKITGGKELVKKYHEEKFADRYFCSNCGSGIYADGGETYYVSAGVLKDVALMPAFHCQVAYKAPWDEIGGSAPQFAEYPPH; encoded by the coding sequence ATGAGCGATGTCATCCACGGCAAGTGCCTCTGCGGCAAGGTGACGTTCGACGTGGGAAGCGCAGGCGCGCTGGGGACCTGCCACTGCACCCGCTGTACGCGCTGGACCGGACAGGGCGCGACGGTCGTCGTCGCACCCGCGTCGGGGTTCAAGATCACCGGCGGCAAGGAGCTGGTCAAGAAGTACCACGAAGAGAAATTCGCCGACCGCTACTTCTGCAGCAACTGCGGCTCGGGGATCTACGCCGACGGCGGCGAGACGTACTACGTCAGCGCCGGCGTCCTCAAGGATGTGGCCCTCATGCCGGCGTTCCACTGCCAGGTCGCCTACAAGGCGCCGTGGGACGAGATCGGCGGAAGCGCACCGCAGTTCGCCGAATATCCCCCGCATTGA